The genomic region CGACCCCTCCCGTGTCGATCACCGCGCCCTCGGCGGTCTTCTCCACGATCTTGCCGCTCAGCCTGCCGATCATCGCGCGGAGCATACCCCCGAGCGGCATGCCGAACAAGGTCGCGCGCTCGGCCCATCACGGTATTGCATACACGAGAACGTTGTGGTAACAAGGCCCCGCAATTTGAGTGGTCGCACCTAGGTGGATCCCGTTTTGCGGACCCGCCTTTTTTTTGTTCTTTTTGGTACGGGAAATGGTGAACGTCGAGCAATTGAACGAGATCGCGCAGAGAGCCGCGGCGCTCCACGGCTGCGAAGTCGTGCAGGTCGTCTACCGGCGCGAGCAGCCCGGCTGGGTGCTGCGCGTGCTCGTCGAGCGGCGCGGCGCGGATCCGGATCGCGGCTCCGGCGTGGACCACGCGCTGTGCGGCGCGGTGAGCCGCGACCTCGGCAACGCCCTGGACGTGGAGGACGTGATCGCCGACCCGTTCGTCCCCGAGGTCTCCTCGCCCGGGATCGAGCGACCGCTCACGCGGCTCGCCGACTTCGAGAGGTTCAAAGGAAAGAAGGCGCGCGTCGACACCAAGGCGCCGGTCTCCGGCCGGAAGCGGCACGGCGGCAGGATCCTCGGCGTGCGGGGCGGGGACGTCGCGCTGGAGCAGGAGGACGGCGGGATCGCCGCCATCCCGTTCGCGAAGATCGCAAAAGCACACCTCGTTTTCGACACGAACGAGGTGATTTCGAGAGCAGGAGAGAAGTGATGCAGGACGGTTCTCTGCCTTTGAACATGATCCTGGAGCAGGTCGGCCGGGACAAGGGCATCGACAAGAAGGTGCTCGTCGAGGCCATCGAGGCCGCGATCCTCACGGCGGCGAAGCGGACCTTCGGCCAGAACCGGGAGCTCGAGGCGCACTTCAACGAGGAGACCGGCGCCGTCGATCTCTTCCAGTACATGACCGTCGTCGAGGAGGTCGCGGACCCCGAGCGCGAGGTGACCTGCGAGCTCGTGAAGAAGTCCAAGCTCGAGGCGGAGCTCGGCGAGGAGCTCGGGTTCCAGGTCTTCTACCGCGACGAGGACGACAAGAAGGCCAAGAAGCAGGACAAGGAGTTCGGCGAGATCCTCGGCCTGAAGACGCACGGCCGCGGGTTCGGGCGGATCGCCGCGCAGACCGCGAAGCAGGTGATCATCCAGCGCGTCCGCGACGCCGAGCGCGAGAACATCTACAATGAGTACAAGGATCGCAAGGACGAGGTGATCGCGGGCATCGTGCGCCGCTTCGAGCGCAACAACTCGATCATCGTCGACCTCGGGCGCACCGAGGCGGTGATCCCCGCCCGCGAGCAGACCCCGCGCGAGTCGTACCGCCCGGGCGACCGCGTCATGGCGTTCGTCAAGGACATCGACCGCGAGGCGCGCGGCCCGCAGATCATCCTGTCCCGCACGCACGAGGGTCTCCTGCGCAAGCTCTTCGAGATGGAGGTGCCGGAGATCTACGAGGGCATCGTGAGCATCGTCGCAGTCGCGCGCGAGCCGGGCGCGCGGTCCAAGATCGCGGTGACCTCGCGGGACGTCGACG from Pseudomonadota bacterium harbors:
- a CDS encoding ribosome maturation factor RimP, whose product is MNEIAQRAAALHGCEVVQVVYRREQPGWVLRVLVERRGADPDRGSGVDHALCGAVSRDLGNALDVEDVIADPFVPEVSSPGIERPLTRLADFERFKGKKARVDTKAPVSGRKRHGGRILGVRGGDVALEQEDGGIAAIPFAKIAKAHLVFDTNEVISRAGEK